TTTGTTTACCATCCTGAAAGGTAAGGGCATGAACTCGATCCGTTTGCGTGCCTGGGTAAACCCAACCAACGGTTATAATAACACTGCCGATATGGTTGAAAAAGCGGTGCGGGCTAAAAACGCGGGTTACCGCGTTATGCTCGATCTGCACTACAGCGATATCTGGGCTGATCCGGGTAATCAAAACAAACCTGCTGCCTGGGCTAACCTGAGTTTTGCAGCGCTTAAAACCACCGTTGGCACGTATACTGTTGGCGTAATGAATGCGCTGAAAGATAAAGGTATTACGCCTGAATGGGTGCAGGTAGGCAACGAAACTAATGATGGTATGCTATGGAACGATGGTAAATCGTCAGTAAGTATGAAAAACTTTGCCGAGCTGGTAAATGCTGGTTACGATGCGGTAAAATCCGTCAGCAGCAGCAGTAAGGTTATCGTCCACCTGTCAAACGGGTACGACAATAATTTATACCGCTGGATGTTTGACGGCCTCAAAACTAACGGCGCTAAATGGGATGTGATCGGTATGTCGCTTTATCCAACGGCATCAACCTGGCAAAACCTGAACAAGCAGTGCCTTGCCAACATGAACGATATGGTTACCCGTTATGGCAGCGAGGTTATGTTGTGCGAGGTGGGTATGCCGGCTACTGAGGCCGCTGCCTCGAAGGCGTTTTTAACCGACATTATTTTGAAAACCAATAGCGTTGATGGCAAAAAGGGGCTGGGTGTATTTTATTGGGAACCACAATCGTATAATGATTGGGAAGGCTACAAACTGGGGGCTTTTGATGCCAGCGGAAAACCAACCATCGCTTTAGATGCATTTTTGATCGAAAAATTTTAATTGATGAGATTACTCCTGCTAACAGGCTTCATGCTGCTTTTTGCGTTGCCCGGATTTACCCAGCGCAACGCCGCCGCTAAAAGTGGTAACGAAATTTATATTGACAGCAAAGGTATAATGCGTTACGCCGCAAACGGTAAAGAAGCCGCCTTTTTTGGTGTTAACTATACTTTACCGTTTGCTTACGGCTACCGCTCGCATAAAGTGCAGAATATTAACTTAGAGCAGGCTATTGACCGGGATGTGTATCACTTAGCCCGGCTGGGAGTTAACGCTTTCCGTGTACATGTGTGGGATACCGAGATCAGCGACTCGTTAGGTAACCTGAAGCAGAATGAGCATCTGCGCCTGTTTGATTACCTGTTGGCAAAGCTTGAGGAGCGGGGCATACGCATTATTGTAACCCCGATCGCCTTTTGGGGTAACGGCTATCCGGAGCGGGATGAACACACCGGAAGCTTTAGTGATGTTTACGGAAAGGACGGAGCACTTGTACAGGAAAAGGCTTATGTGGCGCAGGAGCGTTACTTGCAACAGTTTTTTAGTCATGTAAATCCGTATACGGGTAAAACTTATGTAAAGGATGCCTTTATAATTGCTACGGAGGTTAATAACGAGCCACACCACAGTGGGCCTAAGGCGCGCGCAACAGAATATGTTAACCGCATGGCCGCGGCTATAAAAAGTGCAGGCTGGACAAAGCCGGTTTTCTACAATATCAGCGAATCGCCCTGGTATGCTGATGCGGTGGCTAAGTCCGTAGCTGATGGCTTTAGCTTTCAATGGTACCCTACGGGCTTAGTTGCCGGGCATCAGCATAAAGGTAATCTGTTGCCGCAGGTTGATCATTATGTTATTCCGTTTGATACCATCCCGGAGTTTAAAAATAAAGCCCGGATGGTATACGAGTTTGATGCGGGCGATGTAATGCAGCCGTATATGTATCCGGCTATGGCGCGGAGTTTTAAAAAAGCCGGTTTTCAGTGGGCAACACAATTCGCTTATGATCCGCTGGGTAACGCGTTTGCCAACACCGAGTATCAAACGCATTTTCTGAACCTGGCTTACACGCCCTCAAAAGCGATAAGCTTGCTTATAGCCGGTAAGGTTTTTCGCTCGGTGCCTGTATTTAAATCATGCGGTAAATTCCCTGCAGATACTTTGTTCGGGCCGTTCAGGCTTAGCTATAAACAACAGCTAAGCGAGATGAACAGCGATACCGAATTTTACTACTCCAACTCAACGGACTCAAAACCGGTAAAGCCATCAGCTTTGGCGCATATAGCAGGGGTTGGTTCATCAGCGGTAATTCAATATAACGGTACCGGCGCTTATTTTTTAGACAGGTTGCCCGATGGAAGCTGGCGCCTGGAAGTAATGCCTGATGCCATACCCGTGAGCGACCCGTTTGCGAAAGCTTCTTTATCTAAACACGTCACCCGCATTTTCAGCAACGAAAGGCAGATGACCCTGAATCTTCCCGGCTTGAATAAAGGTTTCACTATTACGCCGCTTAATGCAGGTAATCAATACACACCTAAAATTGCGGCAGGTTACTTTAGCATTAAGCCGGGTACCTATCGTATCGCGGCATCTGCAAACCCATATAAAAAAGGCAATACGCTTATTAACGGAAACATCAGGCTTGCTGAATTTGTGGCTCCGCCGAATGATAGTTTACAACTTGAGGTAGATCATCAGGCTAATTATAGCGTTGCTGCGAATACGGCGTTTAAGATAAAGGCCGTTGTAGCCGGAATTTCAGCAGGTGATAGTGTGCGGGTATTGGCTAATCGCTTAACGGGCACATACCGCATTGTACCTATGCAGCAAACCGGCGCTTATACTTTTGAGGCCATGGTCCCTGCGGATTTATTGAGTCCGGGTTTACTGCAATACCGCATAGCGGTAACTCATAAAGGTAAGGAGCAGGTAGTATTCCCGGGCGGTCAATCCGGTGATCCGTTCGCCTGGGATTATATCAACCAACAGTACTATCAAACCATTATATCCGCTCCGGGCAGCCCGGTTAAACTTTACAGTGCCGCGCGCGACAAAAACAACGTAATCGTTTATTCGCCCGAATGGAAAACTGATAGCTATGAATATGTAACTAATGCCGATGGCAATTTAGCCATCAGCCTCAACCATAAACCAAGCAATAATGAGTTGGGCGGATTAGAGCTTTTTGTTAAAGATGAAATTTTAACACACGCTGCTAACCTGGGCCAGTATAGCTTTATAACCGTAAATGCATCAGGTAACACACCGGCAAAACTGGTGTTAATTGATGCTGATGCCAATGCGTGGAGCGCGGTCATTAACATTGCGGATGGGACAGTTAAGGTGCCGCTTAGCGCTTTTAAACCCGATAGCCTGGTGTTGCTGCCTCGTCCGTACCCGGGCTTTCAAAGCCTGCGCTTTAAATCGGCAGCGGTATCGAATTTTTCGTTGTTGAGTGTGGAGCGTGTTCAGCTTTTGCTTACCGGCGATAACGCTAAGGCCTTTAATACACTAATAGAAGGCATAAGCCTCGAAACCAAATAATATTAAACTGATGAATTTTGTGTACCGCGGCCTGTGCTGCCTGTTTTTGCTTCTTGTTATTTCTGTACAGCTTTTCGCGCAATCTCCACGCAAGCGGCAACTGTTAAATGAGGGTTGGAAGTTTCACCTTGGGCATGCCGCCAATGCTGAGAAAGATTTTAACTATGGTTTATCAAACATCTTTGCCAAAACCGGCAGGGCCGAAAAAACAGCCATAGCGGTAGATTTTAATGATGCTGCCTGGCGAACCGTACAAATACCGCATGATTGGGCTGTAGAACTGCCCTTTGCCTTCAAAGATAACGATGACCTAAAAGATCATGGATATAAAGCCCTTGGTGGTTTATTTCCTGAAAACAGCATTGGCTGGTACCGAAAAAAATTCAGTGTAACAACAACCGACTCGGGTAAGCGGTTTAGTATTACCTTTGATGGTATTTTCAGGGATGCTAAAGTTTGGCTAAATGGATTTTACATTGCCGCCAACCAAAGCGGTTACGTGGGTTTTACTGTTGACGTTACCAATTACATCAACTTTAAAAAAGAAAACGTGCTGGTAGTACGCGCTGATGCCACGCAATCTGAGGGTTGGTTTTATGAGGGAGCAGGAATTTACCGCAAAGTTTGGCTGAACACTTATGACAACTTACATGTAACGGACGACACGTTTGTGCATACCATTACGCAGGCGGATGGCAAGGCGATGATAACCGTTGAAGCCGACGTAAAAAATGACGGTTTGCAAACTACGGAAGCGACGTTTTACACCTTAATTAAAGACCGTACAGGCAGAATTGTGGCTAAAACGGATGTAAAGCGCGTAAACGTTAACAGCAACGACGCAACCCCGGTAAAGCAACAGGTTTTAGTTGATAAGCCAATCTGGTGGTCTATTGAACAACCATATCTGTATCATGCAGAAATATTGGTTAGCCGGGGCGACAAGGTGATTGATGAACGAAACATACGTTTCGGTATACGCAGCATTGACATTAAGGCTGATGGCGTTTACCTCAATGGTAAGCATGTTAAAATTAAAGGAACCAATAACCACCAGGATCACGCTGGTTTGGGCAGCGCATTGCCCGATTATTTGCAATATTACCGCATCAGCCTGTTAAAGCAAATGGGATCTAACGCGTACAGGGCCAGCCACCATGCGCCTACGCCGGAGTTGCTCGAGGCCTGTGATAGCCTGGGTATGCTGGTGCTTGACGAACAGCGTTTGCTGAACAGCAGCCCGGAATATATGGATCAGTTTGAGCGGCTTGTGAAACGCGACCGTAATCATCCGAGTGTTTTCCTGTGGTCGATAGGTAATGAGGAAGGGTATGCGCAGGTTAACGGCTTCGGCAAGCGTATTGCGCAAACCTTGCTTGCCAAACAAAAGCAGCTCGACCCAACCCGCACAAGCACTTACGCGGCCGATCTGGCTAATGTATTTACCGGCGTAAATGAAGTAATTCCGGTACGTGGTTTTAACTACAGGCAGTTTGCCGTTGCCGATTATCACCGCGATCATCCGCAGCAGCCCATTATTGGTACAGAGATGGGGAGTACGGTAACTACACGCGGTATTTACGTTAAGGATACAGTTAGTGCTTACCTGCCCGATCAGGATATTACCGCCCCGTGGTGGGCCAGTACCGCCGAGCAATGGTGGCCGCTTGCCGCCGAAAATGATTTTTGGCTGGGTGGCTTTATATGGACGGGTTTTGACTATCGCGGCGAGCCCACGCCGTACAAATGGCCCAACATCAGCTCGCATTTTGGCGTGATGGATGTTTGCGGCTTTCCGAAGAATATCTATTATTACTATCAATCATGGTGGAAGGACGAGGATGTGCTGCACATTTCGCCGCAATGGAACTGGCGCGGAAAAGAAGGGCAGAACATTGATGTTTGGGTGAACTCAAACGCCGATAATGTCGAGCTGTTTTTGAACGGTAAAAGCCTTGGCAAAAAGAATATGCCGCGTAACAAACATTTGCAATGGAGTGTTGCCTATCGCCCGGGAACGTTAAAGGCTGTTGGCTATCGCAACAGTAAAAAACTGGTAAGCGAAGTTAAAACTACCGGAGCGGCTTATAAATTAAAGCTAACTCCATCAAAGCAAATATTGCTGGCCAATGGAAGCGATGCCGTGGTAGTAAATGTTTTAATACTGGATAAGAACGGGCTTGAGGTGCCCGACGCCATGCAGGAGATTAAATTCAACTTAACCGGCGGCGCAACCATAATAGGCGTTGGCAACGGCGACCCAAGCAGCCACGAAGATGATAAAATACTAACCGGCCAATGGAAACGTAAGCTCTTTAACGGCCATTGCCAGGTTATCCTGCAATCGGGCAAGAAAGTAGGCAATGCTACGCTTAACGCCACTGCGGATGGTGTTAAGGGTGCTGCGGTGCAGTTTGCTGTTAAATAGTGAACAAGCTATTACCTGCGTTAGCCTATTAATGTGCGTAATGGCTTGTTAACAGCCAGGATTGATAACAATCGGGTTTTGTATTTGCAAGGAGGTGTTTTTTTTAAAGGCAGAAAATAGTTGTCCTTTAGAATAGTTGTCAAGCTTTTTTAACAAATTCAGATTTAAGGGCCATCGCTCCGAACCCGTCAATTTTGCAGTCAATGTTATGATCGCGGTCTACCAGGCGAATGCTTTTAACTTTCGTTCCGGCCTTAATGCCCTGTGGCGATCCTTTAACAGGCAGGTTTTTAATCACGACCACCGTATCCCCGTTTTGTAAGATATTACCGTTGCTGTCCTTTACAATAAATGCATCTTCATCGCTGGTAATATCTTCCGGACTCCACTCGTGTCCACACTCCGGGCAAGCCAGCAGGCCATTCATTTCATAAGTGAAAGTTGATTTACACAATGGGCAAGAGGGCAGCGCTGTCATATGAGAGTTTTTCGCAAAGGTAAGTATTATCAGTAATTATGGATGTATTGTTTAAAAGCTGGTTACGTTACAAAAAATCAAATCGTATTAGCGTGTCGCAGCCGTAGTACCAGGTATTTATTTGGTTGCTTTGCTTGATAAGCTCACTTCTGTGTGTCTGCTAACACAATTAATCAAGTAACAACGTAAGGACATTGTGTTAAGCTATGTATACAAACTCTTAGTAAAGTAAGAGAAGATAATTTACATAATTAGAATAACGATCTTGAGTTTGTCTCTATGAGAACGTTTTGCTCAGTTGGCACCGGAAGAAACAGGTAAATGCAAAAAGCCTCTCAGATTTCTCTAAAAGGCTTTTTTTGTGGTATCAGCTGGAATCGAACCAGCGACACAAGGATTTTCAGTCCTTTGCTCTACCAACTGAGCTATGATACCGCTCCCGTTTTTGGGTCTGCAAATGTAGCTTCTTTTTTTATTTCTGGAAACTTTTTTCAAAAAAACATTCGCAATACGGGTTAACTGCCTGTAAGGCAGTTAAAATATTTTTTACGGAACGTAGCTCTCCAGTATTTTAAAGCCACCTTCGGTTGTAATTTCAACTTGGTTGATGTTTTTCGGCAATAAAATGCTGTCGCCCATTTTAACATCAAGGGTGCCGCCATCATATTTAATGGTATAAGCGCCCGCTACGCAAACATGTATCACAAATGAATCAATGCTGCTGTAGTCGCGCGTGGTGCCCTCGGTAAAGTCAAGTACACTGGTGGTGAAGTACTGGCAGCTCACGGCTTCTACAACCTCGTTTTGCGTATGCTCGTAGGCTGTTTTATATTCCGGGTAAAATTTGTAGTCGATAGCGGCCAGGGCTTCTTCAAC
This genomic interval from Mucilaginibacter defluvii contains the following:
- a CDS encoding glycoside hydrolase family 53 protein, with product MKKNYILTMLVCAGLLAGCNKDISAPQFPDEPINAGFAKGADVSWVSEMEDDGIKFYNSAGAAQDLFTILKGKGMNSIRLRAWVNPTNGYNNTADMVEKAVRAKNAGYRVMLDLHYSDIWADPGNQNKPAAWANLSFAALKTTVGTYTVGVMNALKDKGITPEWVQVGNETNDGMLWNDGKSSVSMKNFAELVNAGYDAVKSVSSSSKVIVHLSNGYDNNLYRWMFDGLKTNGAKWDVIGMSLYPTASTWQNLNKQCLANMNDMVTRYGSEVMLCEVGMPATEAAASKAFLTDIILKTNSVDGKKGLGVFYWEPQSYNDWEGYKLGAFDASGKPTIALDAFLIEKF
- a CDS encoding membrane or secreted protein; this encodes MRLLLLTGFMLLFALPGFTQRNAAAKSGNEIYIDSKGIMRYAANGKEAAFFGVNYTLPFAYGYRSHKVQNINLEQAIDRDVYHLARLGVNAFRVHVWDTEISDSLGNLKQNEHLRLFDYLLAKLEERGIRIIVTPIAFWGNGYPERDEHTGSFSDVYGKDGALVQEKAYVAQERYLQQFFSHVNPYTGKTYVKDAFIIATEVNNEPHHSGPKARATEYVNRMAAAIKSAGWTKPVFYNISESPWYADAVAKSVADGFSFQWYPTGLVAGHQHKGNLLPQVDHYVIPFDTIPEFKNKARMVYEFDAGDVMQPYMYPAMARSFKKAGFQWATQFAYDPLGNAFANTEYQTHFLNLAYTPSKAISLLIAGKVFRSVPVFKSCGKFPADTLFGPFRLSYKQQLSEMNSDTEFYYSNSTDSKPVKPSALAHIAGVGSSAVIQYNGTGAYFLDRLPDGSWRLEVMPDAIPVSDPFAKASLSKHVTRIFSNERQMTLNLPGLNKGFTITPLNAGNQYTPKIAAGYFSIKPGTYRIAASANPYKKGNTLINGNIRLAEFVAPPNDSLQLEVDHQANYSVAANTAFKIKAVVAGISAGDSVRVLANRLTGTYRIVPMQQTGAYTFEAMVPADLLSPGLLQYRIAVTHKGKEQVVFPGGQSGDPFAWDYINQQYYQTIISAPGSPVKLYSAARDKNNVIVYSPEWKTDSYEYVTNADGNLAISLNHKPSNNELGGLELFVKDEILTHAANLGQYSFITVNASGNTPAKLVLIDADANAWSAVINIADGTVKVPLSAFKPDSLVLLPRPYPGFQSLRFKSAAVSNFSLLSVERVQLLLTGDNAKAFNTLIEGISLETK
- the galA gene encoding beta-galactosidase GalA encodes the protein MNFVYRGLCCLFLLLVISVQLFAQSPRKRQLLNEGWKFHLGHAANAEKDFNYGLSNIFAKTGRAEKTAIAVDFNDAAWRTVQIPHDWAVELPFAFKDNDDLKDHGYKALGGLFPENSIGWYRKKFSVTTTDSGKRFSITFDGIFRDAKVWLNGFYIAANQSGYVGFTVDVTNYINFKKENVLVVRADATQSEGWFYEGAGIYRKVWLNTYDNLHVTDDTFVHTITQADGKAMITVEADVKNDGLQTTEATFYTLIKDRTGRIVAKTDVKRVNVNSNDATPVKQQVLVDKPIWWSIEQPYLYHAEILVSRGDKVIDERNIRFGIRSIDIKADGVYLNGKHVKIKGTNNHQDHAGLGSALPDYLQYYRISLLKQMGSNAYRASHHAPTPELLEACDSLGMLVLDEQRLLNSSPEYMDQFERLVKRDRNHPSVFLWSIGNEEGYAQVNGFGKRIAQTLLAKQKQLDPTRTSTYAADLANVFTGVNEVIPVRGFNYRQFAVADYHRDHPQQPIIGTEMGSTVTTRGIYVKDTVSAYLPDQDITAPWWASTAEQWWPLAAENDFWLGGFIWTGFDYRGEPTPYKWPNISSHFGVMDVCGFPKNIYYYYQSWWKDEDVLHISPQWNWRGKEGQNIDVWVNSNADNVELFLNGKSLGKKNMPRNKHLQWSVAYRPGTLKAVGYRNSKKLVSEVKTTGAAYKLKLTPSKQILLANGSDAVVVNVLILDKNGLEVPDAMQEIKFNLTGGATIIGVGNGDPSSHEDDKILTGQWKRKLFNGHCQVILQSGKKVGNATLNATADGVKGAAVQFAVK
- a CDS encoding zinc ribbon domain-containing protein YjdM gives rise to the protein MTALPSCPLCKSTFTYEMNGLLACPECGHEWSPEDITSDEDAFIVKDSNGNILQNGDTVVVIKNLPVKGSPQGIKAGTKVKSIRLVDRDHNIDCKIDGFGAMALKSEFVKKA